One genomic window of Camelina sativa cultivar DH55 chromosome 5, Cs, whole genome shotgun sequence includes the following:
- the LOC104787078 gene encoding potassium channel AKT1-like translates to MRRGALLCGQGQDEIEQLSSLSRESSHFSLSTGILPSLGARSNRRVKLRRFVVSPYDHKYRIWEAFLVVLVVYTCWVSPFEFGFLRKPRPPLSITDNIVNAFFAMDIIMTFFVGYLDKSTYLIVDDRKLIAFKYLRSWFLLDLVSTIPSEAAMRISSQSYGLFNMLRLWRLRRVGALFARLEKDRSFNYFWVRCAKLVCVTLFAVHCAACFYYLIAARNHDPAKTWIGASNKNFLEESLWMRYVTSMYWSITTLTTVGYGDLHPVNTKEMIFDIFYMLFNLGLTAYLIGNMTNLVVHGTSRTRNFRDTIQAASNFAHRNHLPVRLQDQMLAHLCLKYRTDSEGLQQQETLDALPKAIRSSISHFLFYSLMDKAYLFRGVSNDLLFQLVSEMKAEYFPPKEDVILQNEAPTDFYILVNGTADLIDVDSGTETIIKEVKAGDIVGEIGVLCYRPQLFTVRTKRLCQLLRMNRTTFLNIIQANVGDGTIIMNNLLQHLKDMNDPVMTNVLLETENMLARGKMDLPLNLCFAAIREDDLLLHQLLKRGLDPNESDNNGRTPLHIAASKGSLNCVLLLLEYNADPNCRDTEGSVPLWEAMVEGHEKVVKVLLENGSTIDAGDVGHFACTAAEQGHLKLLKEIVLHGGDVTRPRATGTSALHTAVCEENIEMVKYLLDQGADVNKQDMHGWTARDLAEQQGHEDIKALFREKLHQRRVHIETSSSVPILKNGIRFLGRFTSEPNIRPASREVSFRIRETRARRKTNNFDNSLFGILANQSVPKNGLATVDEGRTGNHPVRVTISCAEKDEVAGKLVLLSGSFKELLELGSNKFGIVAAKVMSKDNNAEIDDVDVIRDGDHLIFASDSKNT, encoded by the exons ATGAGAAGAGGAGCTTTGCTATGCGGACAAGGCCAAGATGAGATTGAACAGCTGTCATCTCTTTCGAGAGAGAGTAGTCATTTTAGTCTTTCTACTGGAATTTTACCTTCACTTGGGGCTAGAAGTAACCGACGAGTTAAGCTGAGGAGATTCGTCGTATCTCCTTATGATCACAAATACAG GATATGGGAGGCTTTCTTAGTGGTTCTTGTGGTTTACACATGTTGGGTTTCGCCTTTCGAGTTTGGGTTCTTGAGAAAGCCAAGGCCACCACTCTCTATCACCGATAACATTGTGAATGCATTCTTTGCTATGGATATCATCATGACATTCTTTGTCGGTTACCTCGATAAATCGACTTACCTAATTGTTGATGATCGTAAACTGATTGCATTTAAGTACTTGCGCTCTTGGTTCCTTCTTGACCTCGTATCAACCATCCCCTCAGAGGCTGCTATGAGAATTTCATCCCAGTCTTATGGGTTGTTTAACATGCTTCGTCTTTGGCGTCTTCGCAGAGTCGGTGCCTTGTTTGCCAG acTAGAGAAAGACCGCAGCTTTAACTACTTTTGGGTCCGATGCGCAAAGCTCGTTTGT GTTACCCTTTTTGCGGTTCATTGTGCTGCATGTTTCTACTACCTTATCGCAGCACGCAATCATGACCCAGCAAAGACATGGATTGGAGCTTCTAACAAAAACTTCCTAGAGGAAAGCCTATGGATGAGATATGTGACTTCCATGTATTGGTCCATCACTACTCTAACCACTGTTGGTTATGGTGATCTCCATCCAGTGAACACAAAAGAGATGATATTTGACATTTTCTATATGCTCTTCAACCTTGGATTAACCGCATACTTGATCGGTAACATGACCAATTTGGTTGTCCATGGAACAAGTCGGACTAGAAATTTT AGAGATACAATCCAAGCTGCTTCAAATTTTGCTCATAGAAATCATTTACCAGTTCGTCTACAAGATCAAATGCTTGCACATTTATGTTTGAAATATCGGACTGACTCTGAGGGGCTGCAACAGCAAGAAACTCTTGATGCGCTCCCAAAAGCCATTAGATCAAGTATATCACACTTTCTTTTCTACTCCCTCATGGATAAAGCCTACCTGTTTCGTGGAGTATCCAATGACCTGCTTTTTCAACtg GTCTCAGAAATGAAAGCTGAGTACTTCCCACCAAAAGAAGATGTGATCTTGCAGAACGAAGCGCCAACAGACTTCTATATCCTTGTGAATGGTACCGCG GACTTGATAGATGTAGATAGTGGAACAGAAACT ATTATAAAAGAGGTCAAAGCTGGAGACATTGTAGGGGAGATAGGGGTGTTGTGCTACAGACCACAGCTATTTACCGTGAGGACAAAACGGTTGTGCCAACTGTTGCGTATGAACCGTACAACTTTCTTGAACATCATTCAGGCTAATGTTGGAGATGGTACCATAATCATGAATAATTTACTTCAG CATTTGAAGGACATGAATGATCCGGTGATGACGAATGTTCTGCTGGAGACAGAAAACATGCTTGCTCGGGGTAAAATGGATCTTCCtctcaatttatgttttgctGCAATAAGAGAAGACGATTTGCTGTTACATCAGCTACTAAAGAGAGGACTTGATCCTAATGAATCGGATAACAATGGCAGAACACCTCTG CATATAGCAGCATCAAAAGGGAGTCTAAACtgtgttcttcttctgttgGAATACAACGCAGACCCCAATTGTAGAG ATACCGAAGGGAGTGTACCATTGTGGGAAGCAATGGTGGAAGGGCATGAGAAAGTTGTAAAG GTACTGTTAGAAAATGGCAGTACCATAGACGCAGGGGATGTGGGTCATTTTGCTTGCACCGCCGCTGAACAAGGCCACTTGAAACTACTAAAAGAAATTGTTCTACATGGTGGAGACGTTACACGTCCCAGAGCCACAGGCACCTCTGCACTCCATACCGCTGTATGCGAAGAGAACATTGAGATGGTAAAGTATCTTCTGGATCAAGGTGCGGACGTTAACAAACAGGATATGCATGGTTGGACGGCGAGAGATCTTGCTGAGCAACAAGGGCATGAAGATATTAAAGCCCTATTTCGAGAAAAGTTACACCAGCGGAGGGTGCATATCGAGACAAGTTCCTCGGTTCCTATACTCAAAAATGGGATTCGATTCCTCGGCAGATTCACTAGTGAACCCAACATCCGTCCTGCATCAAGAGAAGTGTCTTTCAGGATCCGGGAAACAAGGGCAAGACGGAAAACTAATAACTTCGACAACTCCTTGTTTGGTATATTAGCTAATCAAAGTGTACCCAAGAACGGGCTAGCTACAGTAGATGAAGGCAGAACTGGAAACCACCCAGTGAGGGTGACGATTAGTTGCGCAGAAAAAGATGAGGTAGCCGGGAAGCTTGTACTGCTTTCTGGGAGTTTCAAGGAGTTGCTAGAATTGGGTTCCAACAAGTTTGGTATTGTTGCTGCCAAAGTTATGAGCAAAGACAACAATGCAGAGATTGATGATGTAGATGTTATAAGAGATGGAGATCATCTCATCTTCGCATCTGATTCTAAAAACACATAG